The sequence GTTATCTCCTCAACTATTGTCGCCGACGGCTTTCCGGCCTGTCCATCAATTCCGTCCCGCGCCGCGGCAGGCCGTCGCGGGGTGATTCTGGTCGGGCTTTCCGGAAATTCCCGTTCTGCTGCCGTAGATCACTGAGAAGGATTTTTGCTGTGCCTGTAATCAATACGAGCAACGGTCCCCTTGAACATGTCGTCATCGACGGAGACCCGGACCTGGCACCTCTGGTCTTCCTGCACGGCGGACTTGGCTGTCTCGCGGCCTGGGGGCGCTTTCCCGCCCGGCTGGCCGCCGCCACCGGGCGCCGCGCACTGGTCTATTCCCGCCACGGCAACGGCGGCAGCGGTCCCGACCCGCTGCCCCGTACCCCGCGCTACATGCACGAGCACGCCCAGGACGTGCTGCCCGAACTGCTGGCTGCGCTGGGCATGCACCGCCCCGTCCTGGTCGGCCACAGCGACGGCGCCTCCATCGCCCTGCTGTATGCCTCGGCGCACCCCGTCGAAGCGGTCGTCGGGATGGGCCCGCACATGTACTTCGAGGACGAGAACCGCATCGGCATCGAGAATGCCCGCGCCTCCTACGACGCGGGCCCGCTCGCCAAGAAGATGGCCATGGTGCACGACGACCCCCGGGGGGTCTTCGACCGCTGGAGCGGCGTCTGGCTCTCGCCCGCCTTCCGCAGCTGGTCCATCGAGAACGACCTCGACGTCACCGCGCCGGTGCTGGTGATCCAGGGCGACGCGGACGAGTACGGCTCCATGGCCCAGGTCGACGCCGTCGAGCGCGCGGTCAGCGGCCCGTTCGGGCGCCTGGTCCCCGAGGGGTGCGACCACTACCCCTATCTGGTGTGCCCGGATCTGGTCACCGACACCGTCTGCGCCTTTCTCGCCGAGCAGACCGGGCACGCCCGGTCCGTGGAGGCCGCCCGATGACCGCGCAGGCCCCCGTCCGCCTCGACGCCCTGCTGGCCCGCTCCGCGCAGGCGCACCCCGACCGGACCGCCCTGGAGGGGGCCGGTGAGAGCTGGACGTACGCCCGACTCGACCGCGCCGTCGACGCGTTGGCGGACAGGCTGACCGCCGCCGGCGTCGCCCCGGGCGACCGGGTCGGCGTCTATGCCCCCAAGACCCCGGCCACCGTCATCGCCCTGTACGCGGTGCTGCGGGCCGGCGCGGTGACCGCGCCTCTCGACGTGGCCGACCCGCCGGAACGTACTGCCCGCATGATCCGCAACGCGGGGCTGTCCCTGCTGCTGACCTGTGACCGCTCCCTGGCCGGGGCCCACCGCGCCGCCACC is a genomic window of Streptomyces griseochromogenes containing:
- a CDS encoding alpha/beta fold hydrolase, with protein sequence MPVINTSNGPLEHVVIDGDPDLAPLVFLHGGLGCLAAWGRFPARLAAATGRRALVYSRHGNGGSGPDPLPRTPRYMHEHAQDVLPELLAALGMHRPVLVGHSDGASIALLYASAHPVEAVVGMGPHMYFEDENRIGIENARASYDAGPLAKKMAMVHDDPRGVFDRWSGVWLSPAFRSWSIENDLDVTAPVLVIQGDADEYGSMAQVDAVERAVSGPFGRLVPEGCDHYPYLVCPDLVTDTVCAFLAEQTGHARSVEAAR